The Pseudomonas benzenivorans region TTTAACTGTGCCAATACACTGAACGGGTTGGACCGCGTTACCTCGTCCTCGCTCGGCTCGGGCTCTTCGAGGCCTGCCGGCTGCTGGCAATCTTCAGGATCATGGGCCGGCACTATGGGCAAGGCGAGCAGCAGCTCATCCTCAACCAGAGCCAGCAGATCCAATGGCTCTTCACCCAACTCCAGCACGTCATAGCCTTTCGGCATAGACTGGGTATTCGCACCTTCTTTCACCACAGCGTAATCACATGCGCTTTGGATCGGTAGAG contains the following coding sequences:
- a CDS encoding YceD family protein, producing MSNGPIPPHVDPRKLADRGTALEGVVALADLHRLCDPLADNAGTVSAKFVFERDERNAVVMHSELEVEVKMVCQRCLELVALPIQSACDYAVVKEGANTQSMPKGYDVLELGEEPLDLLALVEDELLLALPIVPAHDPEDCQQPAGLEEPEPSEDEVTRSNPFSVLAQLKRDPNV